Proteins from a single region of Punica granatum isolate Tunisia-2019 chromosome 8, ASM765513v2, whole genome shotgun sequence:
- the LOC116189377 gene encoding CDP-diacylglycerol--glycerol-3-phosphate 3-phosphatidyltransferase 1, chloroplastic-like isoform X3, whose protein sequence is MTATAERLLAGPLRRCRLRDADQNSIKVLTLPTILTLGRVAAVPLFISTFYMDSWWITTAMTSIFIAAAITDWLDGYLARKMRLGSAFGAFLDPVADKYWRTWADWYWKGFALYLGRACCLVLGCVYKEDMESLFC, encoded by the exons ATGACGGCGACGGCCGAAAGGCTGCTCGCGGGGCCTCTTCGCCGCTGTCGATTGCGGGATGCCGACCAGAATTCGATCAAAGTGCTCACATTGCCCACGATCTTGACGCTCGGTCGTGTTGCTGCTGTGCCGCTCTTCATCAGCA CTTTTTATATGGATAGTTGGTGGATTACTACTGCTATGACTAGCATTTTTATTGCTGCAGCAATTACTGATTGGCTCGATGGCTATCTTGCTCGGAAG ATGCGATTAGGCTCTGCTTTTGGTGCTTTCTTAGATCCAGTGGCTGACAAG TACTGGAGGACCTGGGCTGACTGGTACTGGAAAGGCTTCGCTTTATATCTCGGTCGGGCTTGCTGTCTGGTCCTTGGCTGTGTATATAAGGAAGATATGGAAAGTTTATTTTGCTAA
- the LOC116189377 gene encoding CDP-diacylglycerol--glycerol-3-phosphate 3-phosphatidyltransferase-like isoform X5: protein MTATAERLLAGPLRRCRLRDADQNSIKVLTLPTILTLGRVAAVPLFISTITDWLDGYLARKMRLGSAFGAFLDPVADKYWRTWADWYWKGFALYLGRACCLVLGCVYKEDMESLFC from the exons ATGACGGCGACGGCCGAAAGGCTGCTCGCGGGGCCTCTTCGCCGCTGTCGATTGCGGGATGCCGACCAGAATTCGATCAAAGTGCTCACATTGCCCACGATCTTGACGCTCGGTCGTGTTGCTGCTGTGCCGCTCTTCATCAGCA CAATTACTGATTGGCTCGATGGCTATCTTGCTCGGAAG ATGCGATTAGGCTCTGCTTTTGGTGCTTTCTTAGATCCAGTGGCTGACAAG TACTGGAGGACCTGGGCTGACTGGTACTGGAAAGGCTTCGCTTTATATCTCGGTCGGGCTTGCTGTCTGGTCCTTGGCTGTGTATATAAGGAAGATATGGAAAGTTTATTTTGCTAA
- the LOC116189377 gene encoding uncharacterized protein LOC116189377 isoform X4: MTATAERLLAGPLRRCRLRDADQNSIKVLTLPTILTLGRVAAVPLFISTFYMDSWWITTAMTSIFIAAAITDWLDGYLARKYWRTWADWYWKGFALYLGRACCLVLGCVYKEDMESLFC, translated from the exons ATGACGGCGACGGCCGAAAGGCTGCTCGCGGGGCCTCTTCGCCGCTGTCGATTGCGGGATGCCGACCAGAATTCGATCAAAGTGCTCACATTGCCCACGATCTTGACGCTCGGTCGTGTTGCTGCTGTGCCGCTCTTCATCAGCA CTTTTTATATGGATAGTTGGTGGATTACTACTGCTATGACTAGCATTTTTATTGCTGCAGCAATTACTGATTGGCTCGATGGCTATCTTGCTCGGAAG TACTGGAGGACCTGGGCTGACTGGTACTGGAAAGGCTTCGCTTTATATCTCGGTCGGGCTTGCTGTCTGGTCCTTGGCTGTGTATATAAGGAAGATATGGAAAGTTTATTTTGCTAA
- the LOC116189377 gene encoding CDP-diacylglycerol--glycerol-3-phosphate 3-phosphatidyltransferase 1, chloroplastic-like isoform X8 → MTATAERLLAGPLRRCRLRDADQNSIKVLTLPTILTLGRVAAVPLFISTITDWLDGYLARKMRLGSAFGAFLDPVADKCSVITMAIISGCCCK, encoded by the exons ATGACGGCGACGGCCGAAAGGCTGCTCGCGGGGCCTCTTCGCCGCTGTCGATTGCGGGATGCCGACCAGAATTCGATCAAAGTGCTCACATTGCCCACGATCTTGACGCTCGGTCGTGTTGCTGCTGTGCCGCTCTTCATCAGCA CAATTACTGATTGGCTCGATGGCTATCTTGCTCGGAAG ATGCGATTAGGCTCTGCTTTTGGTGCTTTCTTAGATCCAGTGGCTGACAAG TGCAGTGTCATAACAATGGCTATCATTTCGGGCTGTTGCTGTAAATAA
- the LOC116189377 gene encoding CDP-diacylglycerol--glycerol-3-phosphate 3-phosphatidyltransferase 1, chloroplastic-like isoform X6, translating into MTATAERLLAGPLRRCRLRDADQNSIKVLTLPTILTLGRVAAVPLFISTFYMDSWWITTAMTSIFIAAAITDWLDGYLARKMRLGSAFGAFLDPVADKCSVITMAIISGCCCK; encoded by the exons ATGACGGCGACGGCCGAAAGGCTGCTCGCGGGGCCTCTTCGCCGCTGTCGATTGCGGGATGCCGACCAGAATTCGATCAAAGTGCTCACATTGCCCACGATCTTGACGCTCGGTCGTGTTGCTGCTGTGCCGCTCTTCATCAGCA CTTTTTATATGGATAGTTGGTGGATTACTACTGCTATGACTAGCATTTTTATTGCTGCAGCAATTACTGATTGGCTCGATGGCTATCTTGCTCGGAAG ATGCGATTAGGCTCTGCTTTTGGTGCTTTCTTAGATCCAGTGGCTGACAAG TGCAGTGTCATAACAATGGCTATCATTTCGGGCTGTTGCTGTAAATAA
- the LOC116189377 gene encoding CDP-diacylglycerol--glycerol-3-phosphate 3-phosphatidyltransferase 1, chloroplastic-like isoform X9, translating into MTATAERLLAGPLRRCRLRDADQNSIKVLTLPTILTLGRVAAVPLFISTITDWLDGYLARKMRLGSAFGAFLDPVADKCHNNGYHFGLLL; encoded by the exons ATGACGGCGACGGCCGAAAGGCTGCTCGCGGGGCCTCTTCGCCGCTGTCGATTGCGGGATGCCGACCAGAATTCGATCAAAGTGCTCACATTGCCCACGATCTTGACGCTCGGTCGTGTTGCTGCTGTGCCGCTCTTCATCAGCA CAATTACTGATTGGCTCGATGGCTATCTTGCTCGGAAG ATGCGATTAGGCTCTGCTTTTGGTGCTTTCTTAGATCCAGTGGCTGACAAG TGTCATAACAATGGCTATCATTTCGGGCTGTTGCTGTAA
- the LOC116189377 gene encoding CDP-diacylglycerol--glycerol-3-phosphate 3-phosphatidyltransferase 1, chloroplastic-like isoform X7 — translation MTATAERLLAGPLRRCRLRDADQNSIKVLTLPTILTLGRVAAVPLFISTFYMDSWWITTAMTSIFIAAAITDWLDGYLARKMRLGSAFGAFLDPVADKCHNNGYHFGLLL, via the exons ATGACGGCGACGGCCGAAAGGCTGCTCGCGGGGCCTCTTCGCCGCTGTCGATTGCGGGATGCCGACCAGAATTCGATCAAAGTGCTCACATTGCCCACGATCTTGACGCTCGGTCGTGTTGCTGCTGTGCCGCTCTTCATCAGCA CTTTTTATATGGATAGTTGGTGGATTACTACTGCTATGACTAGCATTTTTATTGCTGCAGCAATTACTGATTGGCTCGATGGCTATCTTGCTCGGAAG ATGCGATTAGGCTCTGCTTTTGGTGCTTTCTTAGATCCAGTGGCTGACAAG TGTCATAACAATGGCTATCATTTCGGGCTGTTGCTGTAA
- the LOC116189377 gene encoding CDP-diacylglycerol--glycerol-3-phosphate 3-phosphatidyltransferase-like isoform X1, with translation MTATAERLLAGPLRRCRLRDADQNSIKVLTLPTILTLGRVAAVPLFISTFYMDSWWITTAMTSIFIAAAITDWLDGYLARKMRLGSAFGAFLDPVADKVSSVLPWKKSRVISRSRLTDLGEQPMLDDPTDFCTNHLIGDFLYIQVQCHNNGYHFGLLL, from the exons ATGACGGCGACGGCCGAAAGGCTGCTCGCGGGGCCTCTTCGCCGCTGTCGATTGCGGGATGCCGACCAGAATTCGATCAAAGTGCTCACATTGCCCACGATCTTGACGCTCGGTCGTGTTGCTGCTGTGCCGCTCTTCATCAGCA CTTTTTATATGGATAGTTGGTGGATTACTACTGCTATGACTAGCATTTTTATTGCTGCAGCAATTACTGATTGGCTCGATGGCTATCTTGCTCGGAAG ATGCGATTAGGCTCTGCTTTTGGTGCTTTCTTAGATCCAGTGGCTGACAAGGTAAGCTCAGTTTTACCCTGGAAGAAATCAAGAGTTATCTCACGGAGCCGGTTGACTGATTTAGGCGAACAGCCTATGCTAGACGACCCGACTGACTTCTGCACTAACCATCTTATTGGCGATTTTTTGTATATTCAAGTGCAGTGTCATAACAATGGCTATCATTTCGGGCTGTTGCTGTAA
- the LOC116189377 gene encoding uncharacterized protein LOC116189377 isoform X2, whose protein sequence is MTATAERLLAGPLRRCRLRDADQNSIKVLTLPTILTLGRVAAVPLFISTITDWLDGYLARKMRLGSAFGAFLDPVADKVSSVLPWKKSRVISRSRLTDLGEQPMLDDPTDFCTNHLIGDFLYIQVQCHNNGYHFGLLL, encoded by the exons ATGACGGCGACGGCCGAAAGGCTGCTCGCGGGGCCTCTTCGCCGCTGTCGATTGCGGGATGCCGACCAGAATTCGATCAAAGTGCTCACATTGCCCACGATCTTGACGCTCGGTCGTGTTGCTGCTGTGCCGCTCTTCATCAGCA CAATTACTGATTGGCTCGATGGCTATCTTGCTCGGAAG ATGCGATTAGGCTCTGCTTTTGGTGCTTTCTTAGATCCAGTGGCTGACAAGGTAAGCTCAGTTTTACCCTGGAAGAAATCAAGAGTTATCTCACGGAGCCGGTTGACTGATTTAGGCGAACAGCCTATGCTAGACGACCCGACTGACTTCTGCACTAACCATCTTATTGGCGATTTTTTGTATATTCAAGTGCAGTGTCATAACAATGGCTATCATTTCGGGCTGTTGCTGTAA